In the Clostridium beijerinckii genome, one interval contains:
- the nifJ gene encoding pyruvate:ferredoxin (flavodoxin) oxidoreductase — translation MRKMKTMDGNTAAAYMSYGFSEAAVIFPITPSSPMAEHVDEWVAQGKKNIFGQPLKVVEMQSEAGAAGALHGSLQAGALTTTYTASQGLLLMIPNMYKIAGELLPCVIHVAARAIATSALSIFGDHQDVMAARQTGFAMLAEGSVQEVMDLSGVAHLATIKSRIPFMNFFDGFRTSHEIQKIEVIEPEELVKVLDYKALDEFRKRALNPNHPVIRGTAQNQDIYFQMREAVNKYYDDVPEIVEQYMTEVTRLTGRSYHCFDYYGAHDADRIIISMGAVNDVIEETVDFLNNNKQRVGLVKVRLYRPFSVDKLLKAIPKTVRKIAVLDRTKEPGSVGEPLYLDVSGAFFGMDNAPIVVGGRFGLGSKDPTPAHIAAVYDNLFLDVPKNNFTIGIIDDVTNTSLRTFEHIDATPDGITSCKFWGLGSDGTVGANKSAIKIIGDNTDMYAQGYFDYDSRKSGGLTVSHLRFGDKPIKSRYPIDRPDFVACHNQSYVYKYHVIRGLKKNGKFILNTIWTPEELDERLPASIKRYIAQNHIEFYIINAVRIAQGVGLGGRINMIMQAAFFKIANIIPVEDAIKFLKEAVVKSYGNKGEKIVNMNHAAIDAGLEGITKIKVPYSWNTDLDDKIELDENFPEFIKEITRPMNRLEGDSMPVSHFVKAGIQDGTFMSGTTSYEKRGIAVNVPEWIPENCIQCAQCSYICPHATIRAFLLNEDEKEKAPESLKVLDAKGIKGDEKLYFSIGITPLDCTGCGNCAQVCPAPGKALVMKSQDSQHEQIEAWNYYMERVKPKNPLNKYTLKGSQFERPLLEFNGACAGCGETPYARLVTQLFGDRMMIANATGCSSIWAAGSYEMAYTINEHGHGPAWANSLFEDNAEFGYGMYLGVKTIRERIANNVAIALESNMSEETETVLKEWLDNKDIGDGTRERAERLVEVLEKENSEIAKEILKDKEYFVKRSQWIFGGDGWAYDIGYGGLDQVIAMNENVNILVFDTEIYSNTGGQSSKSTPTAAIAKFAASGKRTKKKDLGRMAMTYGYVYVAQVCMGADKNQTIKAIAEAEAYDGPSLIIAYSTCINHGIKVGMSNTQEEEKKAVDCGYWHLYRYNPALKGEKNPFILDSKDPKEDFKDFLMGEVRYASLAKAFPEESEKLFEKTESEAKERLEIYKTLANQQ, via the coding sequence ATGAGAAAAATGAAAACTATGGATGGGAACACAGCTGCTGCATATATGTCATATGGATTTTCGGAAGCAGCAGTGATTTTTCCGATAACTCCATCATCACCAATGGCAGAACATGTGGATGAATGGGTTGCACAAGGGAAAAAAAATATTTTTGGGCAACCGTTAAAAGTTGTTGAAATGCAGTCAGAAGCGGGAGCAGCTGGTGCACTGCATGGTTCGCTTCAAGCAGGTGCATTAACAACAACATATACAGCATCCCAAGGATTACTATTAATGATTCCTAATATGTACAAAATAGCAGGAGAATTGCTGCCATGTGTCATACATGTAGCTGCTAGAGCAATTGCAACATCAGCACTAAGTATATTTGGAGATCATCAAGATGTTATGGCGGCAAGGCAAACCGGTTTTGCAATGCTTGCAGAAGGGTCTGTTCAAGAAGTAATGGATTTAAGTGGAGTGGCACATTTAGCAACTATAAAATCACGGATACCTTTTATGAATTTTTTTGATGGATTCAGGACATCTCATGAAATTCAAAAAATAGAGGTAATTGAACCAGAAGAACTTGTTAAGGTATTAGATTATAAGGCACTTGATGAATTTAGAAAAAGAGCTTTAAATCCAAATCATCCTGTTATAAGAGGAACTGCTCAGAATCAAGATATTTACTTTCAAATGCGCGAGGCTGTAAATAAGTATTATGATGATGTTCCAGAAATTGTTGAACAATATATGACCGAGGTTACTAGGCTTACAGGTAGATCATATCATTGTTTTGATTATTATGGAGCACATGATGCTGATAGAATTATAATTTCTATGGGGGCAGTAAATGATGTTATAGAGGAAACTGTAGATTTTCTAAATAATAATAAACAAAGAGTAGGGCTTGTAAAAGTAAGGTTATATAGGCCATTTTCAGTGGATAAACTATTGAAGGCTATTCCAAAGACTGTAAGAAAAATTGCAGTTTTAGATAGAACGAAAGAACCAGGGTCAGTTGGAGAACCACTTTACCTAGATGTATCAGGAGCATTTTTTGGAATGGATAATGCTCCGATTGTTGTTGGTGGAAGATTTGGACTTGGATCAAAAGATCCAACACCAGCTCATATTGCTGCTGTCTATGATAACTTATTTTTAGATGTACCAAAAAATAACTTTACAATTGGAATAATTGATGATGTTACAAATACATCTTTAAGAACATTCGAACATATAGATGCTACTCCTGATGGAATTACATCGTGCAAATTCTGGGGCTTAGGATCAGATGGTACAGTTGGTGCGAATAAAAGTGCAATTAAGATTATCGGAGATAATACAGATATGTATGCTCAAGGATACTTTGATTACGATTCTAGAAAATCAGGAGGACTTACAGTTTCGCATTTAAGATTTGGTGATAAGCCAATTAAATCTAGATATCCAATTGATAGACCGGATTTTGTTGCGTGTCATAATCAATCCTATGTGTATAAATATCATGTGATTAGAGGTCTAAAAAAGAATGGTAAATTTATATTAAATACAATTTGGACGCCTGAAGAATTGGATGAGAGATTACCAGCATCTATAAAAAGGTATATTGCTCAAAATCATATAGAATTCTATATAATTAATGCAGTTAGAATTGCTCAAGGTGTTGGCCTTGGAGGAAGAATAAATATGATAATGCAAGCTGCATTCTTTAAAATAGCAAATATAATTCCAGTTGAGGATGCTATAAAATTTCTAAAAGAAGCAGTTGTTAAATCATATGGTAATAAAGGCGAAAAAATTGTTAATATGAATCACGCAGCAATAGATGCAGGGTTAGAGGGAATAACTAAAATTAAGGTTCCTTATAGTTGGAATACTGATTTAGACGATAAAATTGAGCTTGATGAGAATTTTCCGGAATTTATTAAAGAAATCACTAGGCCAATGAATAGGTTAGAGGGCGATTCAATGCCAGTGTCCCATTTCGTGAAAGCGGGAATACAAGATGGTACCTTTATGTCTGGAACAACGTCTTATGAAAAGAGAGGAATAGCTGTAAATGTGCCTGAGTGGATACCAGAAAACTGCATTCAATGTGCACAATGTTCATATATATGTCCACACGCTACAATTAGAGCATTCTTACTAAATGAAGATGAAAAAGAAAAGGCTCCTGAAAGTCTAAAAGTATTAGATGCTAAAGGAATAAAAGGTGATGAAAAGTTATATTTCTCAATTGGTATTACTCCGCTTGATTGTACTGGATGTGGTAATTGTGCACAAGTATGTCCAGCACCAGGTAAAGCATTAGTAATGAAATCACAAGATAGTCAACATGAGCAAATTGAAGCTTGGAATTACTATATGGAAAGAGTTAAACCTAAAAATCCGCTAAATAAATACACTCTTAAAGGAAGCCAATTTGAAAGACCATTACTTGAGTTTAATGGAGCATGTGCAGGTTGCGGTGAAACTCCATATGCAAGGCTTGTGACACAATTATTTGGTGATAGAATGATGATTGCAAATGCCACAGGGTGCTCATCAATTTGGGCAGCAGGGTCATATGAAATGGCATATACAATTAATGAACATGGTCATGGGCCAGCATGGGCAAATTCATTGTTTGAAGATAATGCTGAGTTCGGATATGGAATGTATTTAGGTGTTAAAACAATAAGAGAAAGAATAGCGAATAATGTTGCTATCGCCCTTGAAAGTAATATGTCAGAGGAAACTGAAACTGTTCTTAAAGAATGGTTAGATAATAAGGATATTGGGGATGGAACAAGAGAAAGGGCAGAAAGGTTAGTTGAAGTTCTTGAAAAAGAAAATAGTGAAATTGCTAAAGAGATATTAAAGGATAAAGAATATTTCGTAAAAAGGTCACAGTGGATATTTGGAGGAGATGGTTGGGCTTATGATATAGGCTATGGAGGTCTAGATCAAGTGATAGCAATGAATGAAAATGTAAATATATTAGTATTCGATACAGAAATTTACTCAAATACTGGTGGTCAGTCATCAAAATCAACTCCAACAGCAGCAATTGCAAAATTTGCTGCATCTGGGAAGAGGACGAAGAAGAAAGATTTAGGAAGAATGGCAATGACATATGGATATGTTTATGTAGCTCAAGTTTGTATGGGAGCAGATAAGAATCAAACTATTAAAGCTATAGCAGAAGCAGAAGCATATGATGGTCCATCATTGATAATAGCATATTCTACATGCATTAATCATGGAATAAAAGTAGGAATGTCAAATACTCAAGAGGAAGAAAAGAAAGCAGTTGATTGTGGATATTGGCATCTTTATAGATATAATCCAGCATTAAAGGGAGAAAAGAATCCATTTATATTAGATTCTAAAGATCCAAAAGAAGATTTTAAAGACTTCTTAATGGGTGAAGTAAGATATGCATCCCTTGCTAAAGCATTTCCAGAGGAGTCAGAGAAATTATTCGAGAAAACAGAATCTGAAGCGAAGGAAAGGTTAGAAATTTATAAAACATTAGCAAATCAACAATAA
- the sufU gene encoding Fe-S cluster assembly sulfur transfer protein SufU, whose amino-acid sequence MDLNAIYTELIMEHSTSKHNKRNLDNPDIKEKGHNPSCGDEITLELKLNNGVIEDLAFTGQGCAISQASTSIMIDLIKGKNIEEALKLTETFIGMIKREIKDDEELYALEDAMAFKNISNMPARVKCAVLAWHTLKEALEK is encoded by the coding sequence ATGGATTTAAATGCTATTTATACAGAACTTATAATGGAACACAGCACTTCAAAGCATAATAAGAGAAACTTAGATAACCCAGATATTAAGGAAAAAGGTCATAATCCAAGCTGTGGAGATGAAATTACGTTAGAACTTAAATTAAACAATGGTGTTATTGAAGATTTAGCCTTTACAGGGCAAGGGTGTGCAATATCTCAAGCATCTACATCAATAATGATAGATTTGATAAAAGGTAAAAATATCGAAGAAGCATTAAAGCTTACAGAAACTTTTATTGGAATGATTAAAAGAGAAATTAAAGATGATGAAGAATTATATGCATTAGAAGATGCTATGGCTTTTAAAAATATCTCTAATATGCCAGCAAGAGTTAAATGTGCAGTTTTAGCATGGCATACTTTGAAGGAAGCTTTGGAAAAATAA
- a CDS encoding cysteine desulfurase, whose amino-acid sequence MNNLDFLKDFPVLKADENGERLVYLDSGATTQKPIQVLEAIENYYKVSNANPHRGAYKLSIDATKAYDDAREKVKKFIDAEFSKEVIFTKNATEGFNLIASSYGMNNINEGDEIVISIAEHHSNLIPWQIVARAKKATLKYMYVNENGEIPEEEIKNKITEKTKLVSVTHVSNALGTINPVKEIIEYAHSKGAKVIVDGSQSVPHMKVSVRDLDADFLVFSGHKLLGPMGIGIVYGKKELLESMPPYIVGGDMIEYVYEQEATFAELPSKFEGGTQNVEGAVGLAAAIDYLENIGMKRIDEIERELTSYALEKFQELPYVKLYGPKDLSHRGGIISFDIEGVHPHDVASVFDSHSVAIRSGNHCAQPLMRYMGINATCRASFYFYNTKEDVDKLIEATKKTYEMFLKWR is encoded by the coding sequence ATGAATAATTTAGATTTTTTAAAAGATTTCCCTGTTTTAAAGGCTGACGAAAATGGGGAAAGGTTAGTTTATTTAGATAGCGGTGCCACAACTCAAAAGCCTATCCAAGTTTTGGAGGCTATTGAAAACTACTATAAAGTAAGTAATGCAAACCCACATAGAGGAGCTTACAAATTAAGCATAGATGCAACAAAGGCCTATGATGACGCTAGAGAAAAAGTTAAAAAATTCATTGATGCAGAGTTTTCAAAAGAAGTGATTTTTACTAAAAATGCTACAGAAGGTTTTAATCTTATAGCATCCTCTTATGGAATGAATAACATTAATGAAGGCGATGAAATTGTTATTTCAATTGCAGAACATCATTCGAATCTTATTCCATGGCAGATTGTAGCTAGAGCTAAAAAAGCAACTTTAAAATATATGTACGTAAATGAAAACGGAGAGATTCCAGAAGAAGAAATTAAGAATAAGATTACCGAAAAGACTAAACTAGTGAGCGTAACACATGTTTCAAATGCACTTGGTACTATTAATCCAGTTAAAGAAATTATAGAATATGCTCATTCAAAGGGTGCTAAAGTAATTGTAGACGGATCACAAAGCGTACCACATATGAAAGTAAGTGTAAGAGACTTAGATGCAGATTTCCTAGTGTTTTCAGGTCATAAGCTTTTAGGACCAATGGGTATTGGTATAGTTTACGGTAAGAAAGAGCTTTTGGAAAGCATGCCTCCATATATAGTTGGTGGAGATATGATTGAATATGTTTATGAGCAAGAAGCAACCTTTGCAGAGCTGCCATCTAAGTTTGAAGGTGGTACTCAAAATGTTGAAGGTGCTGTAGGGCTTGCAGCAGCCATTGATTATCTAGAAAATATAGGCATGAAAAGAATAGATGAAATAGAAAGAGAACTTACAAGTTATGCACTTGAAAAATTTCAAGAACTGCCTTATGTAAAGCTATATGGGCCTAAGGATTTAAGCCATAGAGGTGGAATAATTTCATTTGACATAGAGGGAGTTCATCCTCATGATGTTGCTTCAGTTTTTGATTCTCACAGTGTTGCAATAAGATCGGGCAATCATTGTGCTCAGCCTTTAATGAGATATATGGGTATAAACGCAACATGTAGAGCTAGTTTTTACTTTTATAATACAAAGGAAGATGTAGATAAATTAATTGAAGCAACAAAGAAAACATATGAAATGTTTTTGAAATGGAGGTAA
- a CDS encoding S8 family peptidase, producing the protein MKKNILMERIFHDINYDNYVVQYQGDIEAEISKIPDYYVTVINDRYAVVSVKKDVEINMGNEPYISSIVYVIPAEFYTLQDISPVDASQASFLQTGSQLNLTGKGVNVAIIDSGIDYLSEEFMDANGETRIENIWDQTLISNAENGSESVPFGVLFDRNKINDAIRASREGGSPDDIVPSRDEIGHGTNMAGIIGASGKNPNLRGVAPDCNFVVVKLIRDFSYEVQFPDVIVPVFNITAIFAALQYVYEYALTTNKPMVIYFPLGSSLGNHKGEGILEDFIDAISSNGGIAVVTGTGNQRNAGGHTSGSVTQIVGAQSPGAGVAELEASPEQKNIWVQIWADLPNIMTVEIVSPSGESSGILSLIINYTINHTFIFEKTSIRVNFYFPEEVTGDELIRIRFYNLQPGIWRIRILANYISNGRFNAWIPQKGLTVGDTRFSFSDPFGTITNPGNSIYAITVAAYNQNNNNIVDFSGMAFLESYTDRIDVAAGGINALTVAPNNTTAVVSGTSVSAAVVSGVCAMLFQWGIVNGNEPNMYAQTIKAYLAKGAMARSGDVTPNPYWGYGILNVPRIFENMT; encoded by the coding sequence ATGAAAAAAAATATATTGATGGAAAGAATTTTTCATGATATTAATTATGATAATTATGTTGTACAGTATCAAGGAGATATTGAAGCTGAGATTTCTAAAATACCAGATTACTATGTTACAGTAATCAATGATAGATATGCCGTTGTATCTGTTAAAAAAGATGTTGAAATCAATATGGGAAATGAACCATATATTTCATCAATTGTATATGTTATTCCTGCAGAATTTTATACTTTACAAGATATTTCACCAGTAGATGCGTCTCAAGCTAGCTTTTTACAAACCGGATCTCAATTGAACTTAACAGGAAAAGGTGTAAATGTAGCAATTATCGATTCGGGTATTGATTATCTTAGCGAAGAGTTTATGGATGCTAATGGGGAAACAAGAATTGAAAATATTTGGGATCAAACATTGATAAGTAATGCCGAAAACGGTTCGGAATCTGTACCGTTTGGGGTATTATTTGATAGAAATAAAATAAATGATGCTATAAGAGCAAGTAGGGAGGGAGGATCTCCAGATGATATAGTTCCAAGCAGAGATGAAATTGGACATGGGACGAATATGGCTGGAATAATTGGAGCTAGTGGAAAGAATCCGAATTTAAGGGGTGTTGCACCAGACTGTAATTTTGTAGTAGTAAAACTTATAAGAGATTTTTCATATGAGGTCCAGTTTCCAGACGTAATAGTTCCTGTGTTTAATATAACTGCTATTTTTGCAGCATTGCAATATGTGTATGAATATGCTTTAACGACCAACAAACCAATGGTTATATATTTTCCTCTTGGAAGTAGTTTGGGAAATCATAAGGGAGAAGGTATACTGGAAGACTTTATAGATGCAATATCAAGCAATGGAGGAATAGCGGTAGTTACTGGTACTGGAAATCAGAGGAATGCTGGCGGCCACACATCTGGTTCAGTAACTCAGATTGTTGGAGCGCAATCACCTGGTGCTGGGGTTGCGGAGTTAGAAGCGTCACCTGAACAAAAAAATATATGGGTGCAAATATGGGCTGATTTGCCTAACATAATGACGGTTGAAATAGTTTCACCATCAGGGGAAAGTTCTGGGATATTGAGTTTAATAATTAATTACACCATAAATCATACTTTTATTTTTGAGAAGACCTCAATTAGAGTTAATTTTTATTTTCCAGAAGAAGTAACTGGAGATGAGTTGATAAGGATAAGATTTTATAATTTGCAGCCTGGTATATGGAGAATCAGAATACTGGCGAATTATATTTCTAATGGAAGATTTAATGCTTGGATACCACAAAAGGGGCTAACAGTTGGAGATACAAGATTTAGTTTTTCAGATCCATTTGGAACTATAACAAATCCAGGAAACTCAATATACGCTATAACTGTAGCGGCATATAATCAAAATAATAACAATATTGTTGATTTTTCTGGTATGGCCTTTTTGGAATCCTACACTGATAGAATAGATGTTGCAGCAGGTGGAATAAATGCACTAACGGTTGCCCCGAATAACACAACGGCAGTAGTAAGCGGAACTAGTGTATCAGCGGCTGTCGTATCTGGAGTTTGTGCTATGCTATTTCAATGGGGGATTGTAAATGGAAATGAACCTAATATGTATGCACAAACTATTAAAGCATATCTTGCAAAAGGAGCAATGGCGAGAAGTGGAGATGTTACTCCAAATCCATATTGGGGTTATGGCATATTGAATGTACCAAGGATTTTTGAAAATATGACATAG
- the sufD gene encoding Fe-S cluster assembly protein SufD, with translation MKAIQFNNLNKTPIRTKSWVNINDISLGELNIGEIKKFDNVEIKGLEGVDIQKLENDKILPLYREFQYGISEDLINQGKEGFNQGYVITIGRNIKTDEPVIIEFNFDKDNSSLVDNLIIVGEENSKASIIVKYKSLDDSNGYHNGICTIYSKKNSEIKLTKVNFLNDSTIHFDSNVSDIEEDGKVDFISVDLGGKYSIYNYHGDLVGDKSAANINSIYLGSKDKLIDINYIVTHKGKRSNSNINVKGALQGEARKAFKGTLDFKTGAAKSVGAEDEYCMLLSKEARAKAMPVLLCAEDDVSGEHAASSGRIDENKLFYLMSRGLSYDEAKIVIVRAAFNPIIDAIGDNDVIEEILQEVDRGLKNE, from the coding sequence ATGAAGGCTATACAATTTAATAATTTAAATAAAACTCCAATAAGAACTAAAAGCTGGGTTAATATTAATGATATAAGCCTTGGAGAATTAAATATTGGAGAAATTAAAAAGTTTGATAACGTAGAAATCAAGGGCTTAGAAGGCGTTGATATTCAAAAGTTAGAAAATGACAAAATATTACCTTTATATAGAGAGTTTCAATATGGAATCAGTGAAGATTTAATAAACCAAGGTAAAGAAGGTTTCAACCAAGGTTATGTAATAACAATAGGTAGAAATATAAAAACTGACGAACCAGTAATTATAGAATTCAACTTTGATAAAGATAACAGTTCATTAGTAGATAATTTAATAATAGTTGGAGAAGAAAATTCAAAAGCTTCTATTATAGTAAAGTATAAATCTTTAGACGATTCAAATGGTTATCATAATGGAATTTGTACAATATATTCAAAGAAGAATAGTGAAATTAAATTAACTAAAGTGAATTTCTTAAATGATAGTACTATTCATTTCGATTCTAATGTTTCAGATATTGAAGAAGATGGAAAGGTTGATTTTATATCAGTAGACCTTGGAGGAAAATACAGCATTTATAACTATCATGGAGACTTAGTAGGTGATAAATCAGCTGCAAATATAAATTCAATATATCTAGGAAGTAAAGATAAACTTATAGATATTAATTATATTGTTACTCATAAAGGTAAAAGAAGTAATTCTAATATAAATGTTAAAGGAGCACTTCAAGGAGAAGCTAGAAAGGCTTTTAAAGGAACTTTAGATTTTAAAACTGGTGCAGCTAAAAGTGTTGGAGCGGAAGATGAATATTGTATGCTCCTTTCAAAAGAAGCTAGAGCTAAAGCAATGCCAGTATTATTATGTGCAGAAGATGACGTTTCAGGAGAACATGCTGCTTCTTCAGGTAGAATTGACGAGAATAAATTATTCTATTTGATGTCTAGAGGATTAAGTTACGATGAAGCTAAAATTGTAATTGTTAGAGCTGCATTTAATCCAATAATAGACGCAATTGGCGATAATGATGTTATAGAAGAAATATTACAAGAAGTAGACAGGGGATTGAAAAATGAATAA
- the sufB gene encoding Fe-S cluster assembly protein SufB: MENKKKTYIDEMDRGIYDVKNEDSFSFKSEKGLTKDIIETISEEKNEAKWMRDFRLRSLEIYNKLKLPTWGPSLDELDMDNIVTYVRPKSSLVGSWDEVPEDIKKTFDLLGIPEAEKKSLAGVGAQYDSEVVYHSIKEDLVKQGVIYTDMETALREHEDLVKEYFMKCVTPNDHKFVALHGAVWSGGSFVYVPKGVNVDIPLQSYFRLNSPGAGQFEHTLIIVDEGAKLHFIEGCSAPKYSVTNLHAGCVELYVKEGATLRYSTIENWSKNMLNLNTKRAIVEKNGTIEWVSGSFGSQISMLYPMSILKGEGARAEFTGVSFAGKGQNLDTGAKVIHAAPNTSSTINSKSISRNGGKATYRGVLKVNSNAYNSKSMVSCESLMLDNKSKSDTIPVIDLLNDDVEIGHEAKIGKISDASIFYLMTRGISEDEAKSMIVRGFVEPISKELPLEYAVEMNNLINIELEGSIG, from the coding sequence ATGGAAAACAAAAAGAAGACTTATATAGATGAAATGGATAGAGGAATCTATGATGTTAAAAATGAAGACAGCTTTAGTTTTAAATCTGAAAAAGGCTTAACAAAAGATATAATTGAAACTATTTCAGAAGAAAAAAATGAAGCCAAATGGATGAGAGATTTTAGATTAAGATCTTTAGAAATATATAATAAATTGAAATTACCAACATGGGGACCATCCTTGGATGAGTTAGATATGGATAACATTGTAACCTATGTAAGGCCAAAGAGCAGCTTAGTTGGTTCTTGGGATGAAGTGCCTGAGGATATAAAGAAAACTTTTGATTTACTAGGAATTCCAGAAGCTGAAAAGAAATCACTAGCTGGAGTTGGAGCACAGTATGACTCAGAAGTAGTTTACCACAGTATAAAAGAAGATTTAGTAAAACAAGGCGTAATTTATACTGATATGGAAACAGCATTAAGAGAACATGAGGATTTAGTTAAAGAATATTTTATGAAGTGTGTTACACCTAATGATCATAAATTTGTTGCACTTCATGGAGCTGTTTGGTCAGGAGGATCTTTTGTGTATGTTCCTAAAGGGGTTAATGTAGACATACCGCTACAATCTTATTTCAGATTAAATTCACCTGGAGCAGGACAATTTGAACATACACTAATTATTGTAGATGAAGGAGCAAAGCTTCATTTTATTGAAGGTTGCTCAGCTCCAAAGTATAGCGTTACAAATTTACATGCAGGCTGTGTTGAGCTCTATGTAAAAGAAGGCGCAACACTAAGATATAGTACAATAGAAAACTGGTCAAAGAACATGCTTAACTTAAACACTAAGAGAGCAATTGTTGAAAAGAATGGAACAATAGAATGGGTATCAGGTTCTTTTGGTTCACAAATATCGATGCTATATCCTATGAGTATATTAAAGGGCGAAGGAGCAAGAGCAGAATTTACAGGTGTATCTTTTGCAGGTAAGGGACAAAACTTAGATACTGGAGCAAAGGTTATACATGCCGCACCAAACACTTCTTCTACTATAAACTCAAAATCAATTTCAAGAAACGGTGGAAAAGCTACTTATAGAGGAGTATTAAAGGTAAATTCAAATGCCTATAATTCAAAATCTATGGTATCCTGTGAATCTCTAATGTTAGATAATAAATCAAAATCAGACACTATTCCAGTAATTGATTTATTAAATGATGATGTTGAAATTGGTCATGAAGCAAAAATAGGTAAGATAAGTGATGCTTCTATTTTCTACCTTATGACTAGAGGAATAAGTGAAGATGAAGCTAAATCTATGATAGTAAGAGGGTTTGTGGAACCTATATCAAAAGAATTACCATTAGAATATGCAGTAGAAATGAACAATTTAATCAACATAGAATTAGAAGGAAGCATAGGGTAG